A genomic window from Sulfurospirillum diekertiae includes:
- a CDS encoding ABC-type transport auxiliary lipoprotein family protein has translation MKNVLLTLTTLVLLSGCSIKETSQRPYNYSLEPMMKLERFSVANQDVLKVAYIDAPSGLNSRAIVYKKEGAMLPYKYGVWSETPPLKLQYLITEALQDQHHFGSVISGTSMASNNLVLEPVIQNFEEVFREDGTSYVHVSIRFRLVEIKTGEVLGSTKLSSKRDVTNTHGAEGAVEAFNTATEDVIKSLSIWINELRK, from the coding sequence ATGAAAAACGTACTTCTAACGCTTACCACACTTGTGCTTCTTAGCGGTTGTAGCATCAAAGAAACGTCGCAAAGACCCTACAACTATTCTCTAGAGCCTATGATGAAATTAGAGCGATTTAGCGTTGCCAATCAGGACGTGCTCAAAGTTGCCTATATTGATGCACCCAGTGGTCTTAATTCAAGAGCCATTGTGTATAAAAAAGAGGGTGCAATGTTGCCTTATAAATACGGTGTATGGAGCGAAACGCCTCCTTTAAAACTTCAATACCTCATCACGGAGGCGTTGCAAGATCAACATCATTTTGGATCTGTTATTTCAGGAACCTCTATGGCATCGAATAACTTGGTCTTAGAGCCCGTTATTCAAAATTTTGAAGAAGTTTTTCGTGAAGATGGCACATCTTATGTGCATGTAAGCATACGTTTTCGTCTTGTTGAAATCAAAACAGGTGAAGTGCTAGGGAGCACTAAACTTTCTTCCAAAAGAGATGTCACCAATACCCATGGTGCAGAAGGTGCCGTAGAAGCATTTAACACAGCAACTGAAGATGTGATTAAAAGCCTCTCGATCTGGATCAATGAACTTCGGAAATAA
- a CDS encoding MlaD family protein, translating to MENKLSYILVGAFIFVLLIGGVFSILWLGNYSDKGNFKFYKIATKESVSGLNEKAPVKLQGVQIGEVRGITINPYNAEEVLVTVRVQDNAPIKEDTYAVIEAQGITGLSYIQLQGGTNDAKSLKTSNKDEEYGIIYSRPSTFSRLDKTITSLSTKAEMIFERAESIMSEKNVKNLEIIIANSAKIAESTSKTMANIEAQNKEINLLLKEATNAATGIKNMSYSLTSAVDNTGIDMMNNVRDAAQSVKVVMGGLNQKVEKGSFDVDILLKENLMPLQKTLQDLQVLVNETKDLVSNLKDSPSDLLFKEETIQPAPNER from the coding sequence ATGGAAAATAAGTTAAGTTATATTTTAGTAGGCGCATTTATCTTTGTATTGCTTATTGGAGGTGTTTTTTCCATTCTTTGGCTGGGCAATTACTCCGATAAAGGAAACTTCAAATTTTACAAAATAGCCACCAAAGAGTCTGTTTCTGGCTTAAATGAAAAAGCGCCTGTCAAACTTCAAGGTGTACAGATCGGTGAAGTACGAGGCATTACCATCAACCCGTATAATGCTGAAGAAGTTTTAGTGACGGTTCGTGTTCAAGATAATGCTCCTATCAAAGAAGACACCTATGCTGTTATTGAGGCACAAGGAATTACTGGACTTAGTTATATCCAATTGCAAGGGGGAACCAATGATGCAAAAAGCCTCAAAACAAGTAATAAGGATGAAGAATACGGCATCATCTATTCACGCCCATCTACTTTTTCACGACTTGATAAAACGATTACCTCACTCAGTACAAAAGCGGAAATGATTTTTGAGCGAGCTGAGAGTATCATGAGTGAAAAAAACGTCAAAAATCTTGAAATCATTATTGCCAATAGTGCCAAAATAGCTGAGTCAACCAGTAAGACTATGGCAAATATTGAAGCCCAAAATAAAGAGATCAATCTGTTACTCAAAGAAGCGACAAATGCTGCTACGGGCATTAAAAATATGTCATACTCCCTCACTTCTGCGGTTGATAACACAGGAATTGATATGATGAATAATGTACGAGATGCTGCACAAAGCGTTAAAGTCGTCATGGGCGGTTTAAACCAAAAAGTAGAAAAAGGCTCCTTTGATGTTGATATTTTGCTCAAAGAGAATTTAATGCCACTTCAAAAAACACTTCAAGATTTACAAGTGTTGGTTAATGAAACGAAAGATCTTGTCAGTAATCTCAAAGACAGTCCAAGTGATCTTCTCTTTAAAGAAGAGACCATCCAGCCAGCACCTAATGAACGATAA
- a CDS encoding ABC transporter ATP-binding protein, protein MIIEAKEIVTSFGDNVIHDGVNFKIQKGEIFGLLGGSGSGKTTLLREMIMLQKAHSGEMIVLGTNVLTASQKTAQKLRQRWGVLFQFGALFTSLTILENVAIAMKEYTQIPDWLIEEASLMKLSVVGLPPKVANMYPSELSGGMKKRAGLARSLALDPKLLFLDEPTSGLDPQSARAFDELIVTLRDTLGVTVVMVTHDKDTMANVLDRFIILGNKKVQFEGTMELLKQTTDEELKKFLS, encoded by the coding sequence GTGATCATCGAAGCCAAAGAGATCGTCACCTCTTTTGGAGACAATGTTATTCATGATGGTGTTAATTTTAAAATCCAAAAAGGAGAGATTTTTGGACTTTTGGGGGGTAGTGGTAGTGGTAAAACAACGCTCCTTCGAGAGATGATTATGCTCCAAAAAGCACATTCCGGAGAGATGATTGTCCTAGGAACGAATGTGCTAACTGCTTCTCAAAAAACAGCTCAAAAATTGAGGCAACGATGGGGTGTTCTTTTTCAATTTGGCGCTCTTTTTACCTCTCTTACGATTTTAGAAAATGTTGCTATTGCCATGAAAGAGTATACGCAGATTCCTGATTGGCTCATTGAAGAAGCTTCATTGATGAAGCTCTCAGTCGTAGGGCTTCCTCCCAAAGTTGCAAACATGTATCCTTCCGAGCTCAGTGGCGGTATGAAAAAACGAGCGGGACTAGCACGTTCCCTCGCGCTTGACCCTAAACTACTTTTTTTAGATGAGCCAACGTCGGGACTTGATCCTCAAAGTGCGAGAGCCTTTGATGAACTCATTGTTACCTTACGCGATACCCTTGGCGTTACCGTTGTGATGGTTACCCATGATAAAGATACGATGGCAAATGTACTGGATCGTTTTATTATTTTAGGCAATAAAAAAGTACAATTTGAAGGCACTATGGAGCTTTTAAAGCAAACGACCGATGAAGAGTTGAAAAAATTTTTAAGTTGA
- a CDS encoding ABC transporter permease — MKREPSLQITQNEDHFSVALQGVWVKESIQKLELALNTLTCKPKATYTFDLAGIKDFDTYGIMLILHHAKQLEAHDCTVEKIGASTSLEKLLSVCEMHYPKEKIQEPKEIFILSYLENVGRLAFEGYKTLATFFSFTGELAHFVLAAFLKPQTIRLKAMLYHVEQSGAGALPIILLTSFLIGIVIAYQGATQLEKFGANIFIVEMVTISAVRELAPLLTAIVIAGRSASAYAAQIGVMKITDEVDAMSSMGFSPWNFLVLPRLFALIISLPLLVFFADIVSVFGGMVIATTKLDVSFVEFIDRIKATVALKHLIIGLIKAPIFGCIIATIGCFRGFQIDSSTESVGKYTTISVVNAIFWVIAMDAIISVLLTELGL; from the coding sequence ATGAAAAGAGAACCCTCACTGCAAATAACACAAAATGAAGATCATTTTAGTGTTGCATTGCAGGGTGTTTGGGTCAAAGAATCGATTCAAAAGCTGGAACTTGCATTAAACACGCTTACATGTAAACCAAAAGCAACTTACACCTTTGATCTCGCAGGGATTAAAGATTTTGATACGTATGGAATTATGCTGATTTTGCATCATGCAAAACAACTTGAAGCACATGACTGTACCGTCGAAAAAATTGGAGCAAGCACTTCTTTGGAAAAGCTTTTAAGCGTCTGTGAGATGCACTATCCCAAAGAAAAAATTCAAGAACCGAAAGAAATTTTTATACTCTCTTACCTTGAGAATGTTGGAAGACTTGCCTTTGAAGGTTATAAAACCCTCGCTACCTTCTTCTCTTTTACAGGTGAACTTGCGCATTTTGTACTTGCCGCATTTCTTAAGCCACAGACGATTCGCCTTAAAGCAATGCTTTATCATGTCGAACAAAGTGGCGCTGGGGCTCTCCCCATTATTTTACTGACCTCTTTTTTAATCGGTATTGTTATTGCCTATCAAGGGGCAACGCAACTGGAAAAATTTGGTGCGAATATTTTTATTGTCGAGATGGTGACTATTTCAGCCGTACGTGAGCTTGCTCCCCTTTTAACGGCCATTGTCATAGCGGGGCGAAGTGCCTCTGCTTATGCTGCACAAATTGGTGTTATGAAAATCACCGATGAAGTGGATGCTATGAGCTCTATGGGATTTTCACCGTGGAATTTTTTAGTTTTACCTCGTCTTTTTGCCCTGATTATCTCCTTACCTCTTTTAGTCTTCTTTGCAGATATTGTCTCTGTTTTTGGCGGTATGGTGATTGCAACCACAAAGCTGGATGTCAGTTTTGTCGAATTTATTGACCGTATCAAAGCAACGGTTGCGCTAAAACATCTGATCATTGGACTTATTAAAGCACCTATTTTTGGATGTATCATTGCAACAATTGGCTGTTTCCGTGGCTTTCAGATTGATAGTAGTACCGAGAGCGTGGGTAAATACACCACTATCAGCGTTGTCAATGCTATCTTTTGGGTTATTGCGATGGATGCGATTATTTCAGTCTTATTGACGGAGCTTGGGTTATGA
- the msrA gene encoding peptide-methionine (S)-S-oxide reductase MsrA, giving the protein MKTEVATLGGGCFWCLEAVFEETRGVVDVVNGYAGGDVNAPSYEQVSRGTTGHAEVVQITFDPAIISYEALLKIFWLIHDPTSLNRQGNDAGTQYRSVIFYHDANQKEKAEASIKEFSSKFTKPIVTEIKPLETFYKAEAYHQDYFKNNPNQGYCMFVVSPKVAHFKHEYQDLVK; this is encoded by the coding sequence ATGAAAACTGAAGTTGCAACACTTGGTGGTGGATGTTTTTGGTGCTTAGAGGCTGTTTTTGAAGAAACACGAGGTGTTGTGGATGTGGTGAATGGTTATGCAGGGGGAGATGTTAACGCCCCAAGTTATGAGCAAGTCAGTCGTGGTACAACAGGACATGCAGAAGTGGTACAAATTACGTTTGACCCAGCTATTATTTCCTATGAAGCATTACTCAAAATATTTTGGCTTATTCACGATCCAACTTCTCTTAATCGCCAAGGCAATGATGCAGGAACACAGTATCGCTCAGTTATTTTTTATCACGATGCAAATCAAAAAGAGAAAGCAGAAGCTTCAATCAAAGAATTTTCGAGTAAATTTACGAAACCCATTGTGACTGAAATAAAACCTTTAGAAACGTTTTACAAAGCGGAAGCCTATCATCAAGACTATTTCAAGAATAACCCAAATCAAGGGTACTGTATGTTTGTTGTCTCGCCTAAAGTAGCACATTTTAAGCATGAATATCAAGATTTGGTAAAGTAG
- a CDS encoding PaaI family thioesterase, producing the protein MQALQQFFEENDRFAKLLGFQIEEFNVGVAKVSAIIKAEHLNAANVVHGGFLFSLADYAFALASNSHNKLSLAISANIMFQHAKPNGKLYAYAKELSIGNRVATYEVRISDEKDSVIATYTGTVYRKDSNVI; encoded by the coding sequence ATGCAAGCATTACAACAATTTTTTGAAGAAAACGATCGATTTGCAAAGCTTTTAGGTTTTCAAATTGAAGAATTTAATGTTGGTGTGGCAAAAGTCAGTGCTATCATCAAAGCGGAGCATCTTAATGCGGCTAATGTTGTGCATGGAGGGTTTTTGTTTTCGCTCGCTGATTATGCGTTTGCCCTGGCATCCAATTCTCATAATAAACTCTCTTTAGCCATCAGTGCTAACATTATGTTTCAACACGCAAAGCCAAATGGGAAGCTCTACGCGTATGCTAAAGAGCTTAGTATTGGAAATAGAGTCGCAACGTATGAAGTGCGAATAAGCGATGAAAAAGATAGTGTGATTGCAACGTACACGGGGACTGTTTACCGAAAAGATAGCAATGTTATCTAA
- a CDS encoding YhgN family NAAT transporter encodes MNAEFSIVSTAILLMFVIDPFGAVPIILSILKDVDIKRRRRIIIREMIFGLAILTLFLFGGELFLNIFHLETESVRIAGAVIFFVIGIKMIFPGEEGSSGLYGSSKEPFMVPIAMPLIAGPSTLATLLVLGKSHADATGKLFGALLLAWFISALIMYLSPLLYKLLREKGLSALERLMGMLLLMMSVQMFIDGIRGLIHTF; translated from the coding sequence ATGAACGCAGAATTTTCAATTGTCTCAACAGCTATACTGTTAATGTTTGTGATCGACCCTTTTGGCGCAGTCCCTATTATTCTTTCGATTTTGAAAGATGTTGATATCAAACGAAGAAGAAGGATCATTATCCGTGAAATGATCTTTGGGCTCGCTATCTTAACGCTTTTTCTCTTTGGAGGCGAGCTCTTTTTAAACATCTTTCATCTGGAAACAGAATCAGTACGTATCGCAGGAGCAGTGATTTTTTTTGTGATTGGTATTAAGATGATCTTTCCTGGAGAGGAAGGAAGTAGTGGACTTTATGGCTCATCCAAAGAACCTTTTATGGTGCCCATTGCTATGCCTCTCATTGCAGGACCTTCAACACTGGCAACACTTTTAGTGCTGGGGAAATCTCATGCGGATGCTACAGGAAAACTGTTTGGTGCACTTTTGCTTGCGTGGTTTATCTCTGCGCTGATTATGTACCTCTCGCCACTATTGTATAAACTGCTGCGGGAAAAAGGACTTTCGGCCTTAGAGCGTTTGATGGGAATGCTCCTTTTAATGATGTCGGTACAGATGTTTATCGACGGTATACGAGGGCTTATTCATACCTTTTAG
- a CDS encoding methyl-accepting chemotaxis protein: MKISTRILISLILSLLILGACLIGISYTNTKNNAGMFINDYEKSAYSFYENELKTILEMMQQSANAIYKAEKAKGTSDEKIKETIVEQLDGLRFFDDKSGYLFIYEHDGTNVMLPTNKSLQGKNLSTLKDPNGVFFVKELIETAQKGGGLVKYFFPKVKDGKALAKFAYSVPFEPYKWTIGTGIYVDNVEAEVGKLKTQIGDNVASQIRSFLLISLVLVILSIVATAIIIKKTISNPLNDLISKADNLSSGDGDLTQKLEITGNDEIAQASHSINRFIEKVRLLISDAKNLSNENSSISHELSSTSLEVGKAVETSMNIVGNTTTKANTLKDEMHIGMGEAKAGKEELLKANSYLTEANRAILELTKDIQMSATIEIELAHRIQQLSSDASQVKEILVVIGDIADQTNLLALNAAIEAARAGEQGRGFAVVADEVRKLAERTQKSLQEINATINVIVQAIADSSDQMTSNSKKVESLATTASEVEEKINNMFHVMGNATKVSDKTAENYLKTGSDIESMINNVSQINDISSQNARSVEEIASAAEHLSRMTETLNLKLSEFRT, encoded by the coding sequence ATGAAAATTTCGACACGAATTTTAATCTCTCTTATCCTCTCTCTCCTCATTTTAGGTGCCTGTTTAATTGGTATCTCTTACACCAATACTAAAAACAATGCTGGCATGTTTATAAACGATTACGAAAAGAGTGCCTACTCTTTTTATGAAAATGAACTCAAAACCATTCTGGAAATGATGCAACAGAGTGCTAATGCAATCTATAAAGCAGAAAAAGCCAAAGGGACATCCGATGAAAAAATTAAAGAAACTATTGTAGAACAACTTGATGGACTACGCTTTTTTGATGACAAGAGTGGTTATCTTTTTATCTATGAGCACGACGGAACCAATGTTATGCTTCCAACCAATAAATCACTCCAAGGTAAAAACCTAAGCACGCTCAAAGATCCCAACGGAGTCTTTTTTGTTAAGGAACTCATAGAAACAGCACAAAAAGGCGGTGGTCTCGTTAAATACTTTTTCCCAAAAGTCAAAGATGGCAAAGCGCTTGCGAAGTTCGCGTATTCCGTACCTTTTGAACCTTATAAATGGACAATTGGTACTGGCATTTATGTTGACAATGTAGAAGCAGAGGTAGGAAAACTTAAAACACAAATTGGTGATAATGTTGCCTCTCAAATTCGCTCTTTTCTACTTATTTCTTTAGTGCTGGTGATTCTTAGCATTGTGGCTACTGCTATTATTATTAAAAAAACTATTTCAAATCCACTCAATGATCTGATTAGTAAAGCTGACAACCTCTCCAGTGGTGATGGCGATTTAACACAAAAACTTGAGATAACGGGAAATGATGAAATCGCACAAGCGAGTCATAGTATCAACCGGTTTATCGAAAAAGTGCGTCTCTTAATCAGTGATGCAAAGAACCTCTCTAACGAAAATTCCTCTATTTCTCATGAACTCTCCTCTACGTCTTTAGAAGTAGGAAAAGCTGTTGAGACTTCAATGAACATAGTGGGAAATACAACGACCAAAGCCAATACCTTGAAAGATGAGATGCATATAGGCATGGGCGAAGCCAAGGCGGGGAAAGAAGAACTGCTTAAAGCCAATAGCTATCTTACGGAAGCCAACAGAGCGATACTGGAACTGACCAAAGATATTCAAATGAGTGCCACTATCGAAATTGAACTAGCACACCGCATCCAACAGCTCAGCTCAGATGCAAGCCAAGTGAAAGAGATACTAGTGGTCATTGGGGATATTGCCGACCAAACCAATTTACTTGCACTGAATGCGGCTATTGAGGCTGCACGTGCAGGTGAACAAGGACGTGGCTTTGCCGTTGTTGCCGATGAGGTACGAAAACTTGCGGAACGTACCCAAAAGAGTCTCCAAGAAATCAATGCAACGATTAATGTGATCGTTCAAGCTATTGCTGATAGTAGTGATCAAATGACATCGAATTCTAAAAAAGTAGAATCACTTGCAACCACGGCGAGTGAGGTTGAAGAAAAAATAAACAATATGTTCCATGTCATGGGCAATGCAACAAAAGTTTCAGACAAAACGGCTGAAAACTATCTCAAAACAGGCTCGGACATTGAGTCGATGATTAATAATGTTTCTCAAATCAACGACATCTCTTCTCAAAATGCTAGAAGTGTCGAAGAAATCGCTAGTGCAGCAGAACACTTAAGCCGCATGACGGAAACCTTGAACCTCAAACTCTCTGAGTTTAGAACATGA
- a CDS encoding MFS transporter, producing MNHYGELLRNNATLRRLSVIQLICYFGAWFSHMAIYTLLISLDAPVWALSTAAAFTFLPSMLLAPFSGAIIDKVNTKKFMLFLTAIEIFTVFWLMFIHSLDALWLLLVLILIRMGTGSIYFQTEMSLLPKLLSDDDLKTANEIHSVIWSTSYALGMAVAGFYIYYFGTTSAFIADMLLYCIGFYMLLGLDIPSLASKHALHVKTMIWSGFTYLRTHPKIIHIIFLHASIGFSAYDALIALLADHTYKHILSISLVMGAINAARALSQILGQLALSRYINPQTLFYLFIAQGVSIMVWGMLQYDFYLSFIGISLCGLFTTTLWSYTYTLLQYETDEAFYGRVIAYNDMVFMGACTFVSFAIGALFDFGISLWQITCGLGAVFFLFGFYWKWIQKL from the coding sequence ATGAACCATTATGGTGAGTTGTTACGTAACAATGCAACACTCCGAAGATTGAGTGTAATTCAGCTCATCTGTTACTTTGGCGCATGGTTTAGCCATATGGCCATTTATACATTACTGATAAGTCTTGACGCACCTGTTTGGGCACTGAGTACCGCAGCAGCATTTACATTTTTGCCATCAATGCTTTTAGCTCCTTTTAGCGGAGCGATTATTGATAAAGTCAATACCAAAAAATTTATGCTTTTTTTAACAGCCATTGAGATTTTTACCGTTTTTTGGCTAATGTTTATTCACTCCTTAGATGCATTATGGTTACTGTTAGTGCTAATCCTTATACGAATGGGAACAGGGAGTATCTATTTTCAAACTGAGATGTCATTATTGCCAAAGTTATTGAGTGATGATGATTTGAAAACTGCCAACGAAATTCATTCTGTTATTTGGTCAACTTCTTATGCTTTAGGCATGGCCGTAGCAGGTTTTTATATTTACTATTTTGGAACAACTAGCGCTTTTATAGCTGATATGCTGTTGTATTGCATTGGTTTTTACATGCTTTTAGGACTCGATATCCCCTCTCTTGCAAGCAAACACGCTTTACATGTAAAGACAATGATTTGGAGTGGATTTACTTATTTACGGACGCATCCCAAGATTATACATATTATTTTTTTACATGCGAGTATTGGCTTTAGTGCGTATGATGCACTCATTGCCCTCTTGGCAGATCATACGTACAAACATATTTTATCCATTTCACTAGTTATGGGAGCTATCAATGCGGCACGGGCGCTTTCTCAAATTTTAGGACAGTTAGCGCTCAGCCGTTACATTAATCCTCAAACTCTTTTTTATCTTTTTATAGCACAAGGTGTTAGCATTATGGTTTGGGGTATGCTGCAATATGATTTTTATCTCAGCTTTATAGGCATTTCCTTGTGTGGACTTTTTACAACGACTTTGTGGTCATACACCTACACACTTTTGCAATATGAAACCGATGAGGCATTTTATGGCAGAGTCATCGCGTACAATGATATGGTTTTTATGGGTGCTTGTACATTTGTTTCATTCGCTATCGGGGCACTGTTTGATTTTGGTATCTCTTTATGGCAGATTACCTGTGGGCTAGGAGCAGTTTTTTTCCTTTTTGGTTTTTACTGGAAATGGATACAAAAACTGTGA